AGACTCGACGCCACGAGCACTGCTATCATCAccgccttcttcctctaggACCGCAGCCCGCggagccttcttcttctttttcttgggCTTTACTTCTTCGCCCTCTGCTCCCTCGGCACCAGcatccttcttgggcttcttctttttcttcttgacaactgtgccctcaacatcaacgccCTGTGCCACCTGAATGCGCTCATTCGCACGTTGCATCTCGAGGCGAAGACGCTCAACTTCTTTCATGGCTTGCTGCATCTCAACGTCCTCACGCTGTTGCTGCTCATAGTCGAAACCAGTTGACGGTTGGCCTTCGAGACTGAAGGAGCCGATGCCGCTCGAGTCTACGCCAAGCAAGCCctgcttggtcttggtcttccGAGCCTTGGACTTTGTGAAGCTGTCAGAGTTATTCTCCGAGTCATAAGATCGAAGACCGCCACTTGCGCTGCCTTCGAGGGTCTCATCTGCGGCAATAACGACTTTTTGTCGTGGCTTTGGCTGTGGTCTTGGGGGCTGTGCAGCAGGCGTTCCGGCTCTTGATAGCTCTAGTTGCATGATAGGTATGGAGTCGATATCCAAGTCGGGTCCGTTGCTGCTCTGGAGAATGTTGTGAATAGGGGTCGAAGTACGAGGAGTGTCGTTGCTGGGAATATAAAAGGGATCATCTCTGTTGCGTTCGAGACGCTCGGCTTTTCTTCGAGCAACAATATCAGCATCCAGATAGGTATCTTCGTCAGCTTGCTGATAAGAAGTTGAGTATTCCTCTGTAGGTTCAGCTATCCTGCTGATGGCTGGTGCGGATGAATCAATGCTTGTAGGTGGTGGCTTCTGGTGGTAATATGTCTCAAACTCATCCGAGTCGTCTGTTGCTAATGTGATAGAGTCGGCTTCTGATAGTAATTTGGCCAGGTTTGCATGAATGGGTTCATCCAAGTCCAGGCCCACGGGTACTGGGACGTTCAGCTGAGCACCCTTGGATACCGAGTTGAGTTCCCAGCCGTTGAAAAGCGACGGGATAGCCTGAGTAAGAAGCAACGGGGGATCTTGCTCAACATCGTCTGTCGACGCCGGTTGAGATGAAGCAGCTTCAGCCGTGAGCTTCAGCAACTCCGTGAACTCAACGGCTCGTTCCTGGACCTCAAGACTAGGGTGTAGTGCTAGAGGCTCAAAGACGTGGATAATGCGCGCCATAAGTAGCGATACCCTCGACTTTCTCTCTGCTGTCCAGGGTTCACTCTCATCCCCAACTATAGTGGCGAAAACTTTTGTGACTGCTTGTAGGGTCGTCGTTAAAACTTCAGGGTTGTTTGTTCGGGGAATGAGCTGTAAGAGGCCATTCAAACCCTCATCTGGAACGGCTAATTGCGAAGCGTATTCGCCCATGATCCATGCAACTGACTTGAGTGCCCCTGAAGTGATTTTGTATCCTGGCGGTGTATCTGTATTGAGCTGGCTGAGAATGATCTCCGCTGCCCTGACAGCCGTTGATCGCATCACCCGGACCTTGACAGCCACATTGCGGAGCTCGTCACCAATCTTTTCTGACACATTGGCCCTGGCCTTTTCAACTGGGCccagatcatcatcgacCTTGCGAGAGGCGGGAGCCATGCGAACAAGCTGTGTGAGGACATCAATGTACCAGTCAAAGTCCAAGACACTCGAGTAGTTGTCCTTGGAGCACATTCCCAAAATCCTTCCAATGACGTCGATTCGATAGTCGTCGGGCAAAAGGAGCGGATTCGGCCTTTGGCTTCGGGGGCTGGCTCAGCAAATTTCATCCTCAGATTCGTTTGGGATCATTCGGAGGAGTTCCAGGAAGAGAATTGTCGCGAGCCGGCATGGATGACTTGAGCTGCTTCATGAGGCGGCTCACGATAGACACAAGATTGTCGCCCGTCACCATGCCCTGGACCAAGTCGAGTGCTTGTATTCGGATAGTGATATCGGGGCTGTCGATACATTCCAGAATCACATCCTCCTGCTGAGATACTAAGTAAGGGTGTGTGGTAACGATCTTGTTGAACGCTAGTAAGGCAACATATTTGACTAAGGTCTGGTCAGTTTACATCCATGACAAAGCAACAGTTGAGAACTTACGGTTAGGATCGCCATCTATCATGACCATGCCTCGCAATTTGTTAACACATAGCGTTGCGATCTCATCAGTACCAGAGTCATCAGAGTTTCCTAAGATGCCGCCTTGAATGATTCCGTTGATGCACTCATAGAGCAATGACATAGCAGGAGTGGTCCTAATGATATTGGTCAGAGGAGGTAGCAGCTTTCTCACGAGTCGAGGTTCCAGCGGTGTCAACGTGGCAAACTGAAAAGAGATTAATACAACAGCACCAGAGCTAAAGTGCCGATAGCTTAcgagtttgatgagtttgatggcCATCCAGTTATTACCACCATCAACCAAGAGCTCGAACAATCGAGGAGCTAAAGGAAGAAAGTCATTCGGTCTTCGCCAGCCAAGCTCGCAGACCACATTGACAATGGCTGCTGTTACGCTGGGATCCTCATCAGGGTCCATGAGGcgctccttgatcttgggcCATGCTGCACGAAGAGCCTCGGGGTATACCAAAGCAAGTCGATATAGCGTTACCAATGTCTTCTTTCGAATGTTCGAATGGCTGTGGCTTAATCGCGGTAGCAAGTCCTGCAATGTCGAGAGTGCTAACGAGGGGGTGATGACATGGGGAAGAGTGGCTATAGGGAGAGATATAACCGTCGGAGTCGTCGAACCAAGATCCTGATCATGATGTTAGCTAGAGGCATCAAGAAGCCCAGTATGTGGCCAACAGACCTTCTTCAGCAGATTAGTAGCCAGCATCAGAACCTCAGTGTCGGGTCTAAAGCTCTGGACAGCTCCTAAATATCCAACTCGCTTCTGGTGGTACTTGGGCGACGACATGACCTCAAGGACATGGAACGATGCCCACGACATATCATGTCCGACCATCTCCAGATAAATGAGCTTCAGCAGCGCCGTCGCCTTAAGATCTAAACAGCTCAAGTCAGACCCTCTGTACAGCTAGCTTCTCCCAAACACAACATCGAACTAACCCATATCCTGGCTGCGAACTTCGGCGCGGCACTCCTTGAGGCTCTTCTGGATATACTCCTTCTCATTGCCCTTGTGGTTCCGTAGCCCCCGGATGAGGTCGTAGAGCGACTTTTCAAACCTGCGCGCACACGGTCAATGTCTCTCCCAGAGGTCGATTCGGTGTTGATGCCCTGGCCTACATGGTGAGAAGCTGCCCCGCGGGCGTGGGGCCGGCCGTTGGAGGAGATGCTTATTTAGGTGGTAGGATGTGGTCTCAGGGGCTTCGTGAAGGTATGTTCGACCGGCGCATCTCGTATAATATcgtgaggaggaggatgtttCGTTCAGCAGCGGATGGAGATGTCGCGTGCTGGTGAGAgtggatgggatggatggttggttggtgttgagtaAGGTATAGGTGCACTAACTTAACGAGCACTATAGGTACTGTACGTACAGCATCTGCGGCTTTACTTTACTGAGCATGACGGAATCATCCACCGCCCTTGGCTCGGCGAGCAGGACGGCCCGAGCTGGAGAGTGTTTACAGCGGTCAAACCCCCTAACGTTACGAGTTTAGCGGATTGATTACACTGCACCAAGCCAGAGGTGGGGGCGGGCGGAAAGCCTCCACTCCAACTTATTCTCGACTCAGTTTAGcagagcctcaacaccatcataGATTTTCTGTCACAGCTATTATTCTCTCTGTGTAGACATTCATTATTCGCTTCTAGACCATGAATCTCTCACGACGGTGACACTAGATCAATACAACCCCAATAATTCTCTTAATCCCCTCCAATGGCCCTCCGTTTTCTCCCTCCCAGAGCCGTTGTCGCCCGCTCATCGGCTTCTATATCGAGCATCACCAACCTCACTCGTGCCTCAACACCCCTGCACCGCTCATTCATCACCCTCCCATCCTCCGAACCTCAAAGATTAGCCGCCAACCGCACTCTGCCATACCCCCATGAACCTCTTTACGATCTCATAGCCGACGTGGATTCTTACTCATCGTTCGTCCCTTATTGCTCTCGTTCTCGAGTAACTCGCTGGTCCGATCCCGACCCCGATACCGGGCGACGCTACCCCACACTCGCTGATCTACATGTCGGATGGGGAGGCTTCGACGAGGTCTTTACAAGTAGATTGCGCTGTGTTCCTGGCCAATCTGTCGAAGCCATCAGTGGGGAGACTGCTCCTGGGGGTACAGGGCCTGACGCATCGGCTGTCTTCCGGAGCCTTGTGACACGCTGGTCGGTGAGACCAATTTCTGGTCCACCTTCACCGCGCACTGAGGTCTATCTATCTATCGACTTTCAGTTTACAAACCCACTCTATGGTGCTGTAAGTGCTGCTGTGTCAGATAAGGTCGCCAGCATGATGATAGAAgcctttgagaagaaggccttTGAGAAGCTAGGACCTTAACGGAAACTCTAATATTGCATACATTAAGTATTATTTGGGTACCTCCCCCTTTTCCAATCCAATTCACATACCTTGATGGAGTCTTGAAGTAGTCTAGATTACTTGCATAGAGTCAGGTGGGCATACCACTATTCACTTAAACGCATGACACAATAGAAGGGACCAAACCCAACTCACTCACGTTGATCAAAAATAAGCTTAACTTTACACAAatcattcttcttcctaCTCCATTCATTCTACATGACGCGTGTCTAGGACGGCCGTGTCTATCAAACGTGCTCGTCCGCCGTATCCAGATCAGAACCAAAATCAAACCAAACGGACagataaaaaaagaaagaaaaaaaaaaaaaaatagaGCGTCATCTTTGCGCCAATACCTGGACTTGGTCATCTTCTGGCACAAACAGAACCAAGATGATCGATACAAGTCTTCAACATTGGATCGTGTTCCCATTC
This genomic stretch from Fusarium oxysporum f. sp. lycopersici 4287 chromosome 5, whole genome shotgun sequence harbors:
- a CDS encoding AP-3 complex subunit delta — translated: MLFEKSLYDLIRGLRNHKGNEKEYIQKSLKECRAEVRSQDMDLKATALLKLIYLEMVGHDMSWASFHVLEVMSSPKYHQKRVGYLGAVQSFRPDTEVLMLATNLLKKDLGSTTPTVISLPIATLPHVITPSLALSTLQDLLPRLSHSHSNIRKKTLVTLYRLALVYPEALRAAWPKIKERLMDPDEDPSVTAAIVNVVCELGWRRPNDFLPLAPRLFELLVDGGNNWMAIKLIKLFATLTPLEPRLVRKLLPPLTNIIRTTPAMSLLYECINGIIQGGILGNSDDSGTDEIATLCVNKLRGMVMIDGDPNLKYVALLAFNKIVTTHPYLVSQQEDVILECIDSPDITIRIQALDLVQGMVTGDNLVSIDNYSSVLDFDWYIDVLTQLVRMAPASRKVDDDLGPVEKARANVSEKIGDELRNVAVKVRVMRSTAVRAAEIILSQLNTDTPPGYKITSGALKSVAWIMGEYASQLAVPDEGLNGLLQLIPRTNNPEVLTTTLQAVTKVFATIVGDESEPWTAERKSRVSLLMARIIHVFEPLALHPSLEVQERAVEFTELLKLTAEAASSQPASTDDVEQDPPLLLTQAIPSLFNGWELNSVSKGAQLNVPVPVGLDLDEPIHANLAKLLSEADSITLATDDSDEFETYYHQKPPPTSIDSSAPAISRIAEPTEEYSTSYQQADEDTYLDADIVARRKAERLERNRDDPFYIPSNDTPRTSTPIHNILQSSNGPDLDIDSIPIMQLELSRAGTPAAQPPRPQPKPRQKVVIAADETLEGSASGGLRSYDSENNSDSFTKSKARKTKTKQGLLGVDSSGIGSFSLEGQPSTGFDYEQQQREDVEMQQAMKEVERLRLEMQRANERIQVAQGVDVEGTVVKKKKKKPKKDAGAEGAEGEEVKPKKKKKKAPRAAVLEEEGGDDSSARGVESPASGGEVAVAKKKKKKKRVAEIQDE